TTCAAGATCAGGAGAGCGTGGGATCAGACACCTCAACCTGCATAGACAGTGATGTTACAGTGGATTATATCGAAGATTATTCATCCTCACCAAAACATTGGACTCTGTGTGCTACTCAAGATTTCTCTGGTTCCTAGAGCAATAGGGATGTTTCAGCAGATTGTCAAATatctgataaattaattcagttGAAGTCTGACACTTAAATATTgggttattttatgtaacttagtactctttttttttttctttttttttcttttacatcattTGAGCTGCATACTATctgatacaaatacaaaatatactataaaattaaaatgtatacatctggtaaatgttaaaaatattggaattttgccacaatttttttttttacataaattacagtacatttgtttggttgtgttatctgttatttaaatttcataataGTAAATCTACTAATTTgcctttttaagattttaatgtgTGTCACAATGTGGTTGTTCCTTTGAGTTTCCAGAATAAAGAAATTAGATTTAAAGTTGTCTCATGAAAATGATTTTCTTTGTAAACAAAATACAAcactgagggtgaaaaaaaatttTCCCTTTAGTTTTTATTCTAtctttatttgtttctatttattattcttaGGGGAGGCTGGTGAAACACTGATGAATGATGGCAGTTCAGTAGCTGAGAAGACAAGCTCAAAATCTTTCCATGACCATAGCTATGCAGTGAGTTGTTTCCTTTATACCAAATAATGACGTTGTGTGCATTGTATCCAAACCTGCTCAGCATTTTTATTTCACTGATTATTTCAGATTACTGATCTGTCAGTTCAGAGCAGAAGTGAAGATTCATATAAAGTTCCCTCAGCAAGAAAGAGGATATTGGAGGGCTGTCAACACAGTTATGGGGCTGATATTAGGAATGATAATGACTCTGCTGTGGCTAAgaaaaagctcaaaagaacaaaaCATGACATTCAAATTGAAAAAGAGTTTTTGGAATACTTGCTCAACTTTGATATGAACCATGTCTTTGTTGATCCTGAGAGTAAAAAAGAAGTAGATGGCCCCTTACTTCAGCAGAATGAAGATGCAAGAAAAGAACAAGAGTCAGCTCTTGGTGTTTACCAAAAGATTCCATCTGAAACTGTGTGCTGTTCTGacaccaacaacaacagcagtCAAGAATGCAGCAATTCTTCACTGTCCcctcatttaaatgaactaattGACTCATATGTACAAGGGACATTCAAGGAAGATGTTAATGTACATCCATCTGGAGCAATGGCTAAATCACTATTACAGAGTGAGGAACTGTTTGACTCTGGCAGTCCTGGTTCACTGTCTTTACTTATGGCCATAATCCATAATCAAGGATTAACCTGCAGTCCAGAGGATTCAGAGAAAGATGAACCATTAGAGGAATCAGACACAGCCAACAAAAAACTGCCAGATACTAAACCATCAGAAGACCCACTTATGGCCCAGTCATTGTATAGTGAGCTCCAACAACTACAGGGAACTTTGCCATCAACCAGCCTTGCCATTGAGTCTCTCCATGTGGATAGTATCACTGGCTGTTCAGAAACCTGTATAAATACACCACATAATGACTCGACACAAATCAGCATTCAAGAACTGCAATCTCCTAAAACGCTGCCCCTAAAGAAGCCAGTAAATCAGGACGGCGAAACAGGCATGATCACCATTCAAAACCAGCAGGAGGTGGTAGAGATAAAAGAGACAGCACTGAGCACTAATCAGACAAAAATGAGTAAGAGCTACAGTGAAGATGTTTGCGTGGAATGTGAAAAGCTGGAATGTGAcacattgattttaaatgtgaCAGATCTCATTGGCGGACCTGAAGCAGAACCACATTCTTCTTGGAGGGGGGTAGTTAATGAGCCAGTGAGTGACGTTCTCAAAGACCATGCCAGTACATGTCCTGCTTCACCCACTTTTTTCTGTGACAGAGTAGATGTTAAACAGCTTGAAAATTCTCACATGGCTGATTGCATTGTTGTCGAGAATCATATAGTTAGAGATTCAGCAGATTCTGACTGCACTGTTGTGCATGAACTCTTTGGTTCTGAAGAAAGGCATAGTGAAAAGGAAGCAGAGAACACAGAGGCTACACCTGACACAGTGGCTTCAGAGAGTGTTTTGAGGCTGTTTTTACCTGAAAATTTGTGTACACAACCTTCACTGGATAACAATGAAGAAACGGCACATGATCCACAAATAGCTCAGGAAATCAAAAGGCTCCTAAACACAGGTGAACTAAAAAGGCAGAAAAAGAAATTGAAACAGAAGAAAAATCCGCTTAGACAAGGACGAAATGTCGCAGATGGATTGAATACAGGTGATTCCTTGGGGTCAATCATAAATATAATCATCACTATTCAGAacatgttcatttatatattgtcCTTCTCAACAGGATCAAAGAGATGTTTTAAAATTACTCAGAGAAATCTTCACAAGCGAAATAGTGTAGGAGAAACTCAGCTTCACCGGGCGTGCATCAGAGGAGACCTGCAAATGGTCAAAGTCTTGATAGAAGCTGGAAGCAATGTTAATGTATCAGATCATGCAGGTGGGAAAATCCTTGCCTTGGTAAGTGTACATCATTTCCTTTGATCTATTTACGGCTTTCATGATGTCTTGGGTGGACAGGATGGACCGCCCTTCATGAGGCCTGTTCCAGAGGTTTTGTAGATGTGGCAGAGCAGCTCTTGGAAGCAGGGGCCGATGTCACCAGCAGAGGGCTACATGGATGGAACCCTCTGCATGATGCTGTTGCATCGGGCTCATATGAGGTTGCTTCTGTATTTCTGTTATGATATGTCCCAATTTTAAATGCCAGGTTTCCTTCCTTGTTAGTGTACTGGTTAAAGGGTCATTaacccaaaaaaattaatttaaataagtatttactcaACTACATGTCATTACATGCGTTCCATACAAAGAAAATATAGTGATCAAATGCTGTCAATCttcaaaaacgaaaaaaaaaaaataccataagtGTAGTTCAAGCAACTCGTGCACTATATTCTTTTGATGCTATACTACTTGTGTTATAGCAAGAATTATGTAATTGCAGCTACAGCTCTGTTATTTCACATTCACACTAACACTCTGTACTCAAATGTAAATGCACTTTCAAAAGCAGTTAAAGTTCTGATCTTGATGTTTTATGTATAGATTGTGAGGCTTCTCCTTCAGTTTGGCTCAAGTCCTTTTGACAAGAATATCCTGGGACACAATGCGGTAGACCTCGCAGCACATGAAAGCATCAAAGAGCTGCTTTTGACATTTAAAGGACCTTTTCGTAAACCTGTCCGGACAACTGACACTTCCAAACAGGGATCCCAGCTTTTGGCTGCAGAGCACATGCAGCCAGGTAAAAATGTCTGCATGGAAGactttaaaaacagtaacaaaaattatctcattatttactcaccctcatcttattccaaacctgtatcgtgtgtgtgtgtgtgtgtgtgtgtgaaagtgtgcgtgtgtgtgtgtgtgtgtgtgtgtgtgtgtgtgtgtgtgtgtggatatatttaatgtatgtttattgAGTTCATTTATTCACATTCTCAACAGATCAGTGTTTTCAGTCAGCAGGAACAAGGATCGGTTTTAGTGGCAATAGCAAATTGAACTGCCTTATTAGAGATGGAATCATTCAACATGGGgatgatcatttagaaatgacATTTAGGGAAGGctaatttataaatcatttgtCAGATGCTGATCAAGACAAGTTGGCTTGTAGCTACGAGGCCTCTCTTTTGGAAAATGGGTCTATCAGTGATGCCAGTGGCAGAGTCTTCTTCCTCCCAGAACAATGTTTTGAATCAGTCCTGGAGAGTCAGTCCTCAGGTCCTGTCACCTCTGATTTTGCCTTTGAAAAGGTACAAGACAACTTTGTGGAATGTTAAGCTGTTATCTGCTGTTAATTCTGATGCATGGCTATAACTAGAGTAATCAtgagacaaaaatactgaattgTGAGTTCATTACATTTATTGGTTTAGTAGtgacatttagtttttttttactttcttatcCTAGCAGGTTATGTATCAATCCAAGTCGAGTTGTTTAAATACGGAGAAAACACCTCTGGGATCAGTACATCCCCATTCCTGCACATACAACAACAGTCCATCAAAACCTATTATAAAAGGTTTGTAGATAACTAGATATAGGACAAACCTTACTACTCCTAGTTTGTACTGAAAAGAACAAATGGAGGTTATGTTGCATAGTAATCGACTGCATGTCACAGGCGTTTTGTAAACTTGAACTAGCTTTTGAAATAACTGTCTAGTTAATACTATTTcgtttaataattcattcattttgttcaaCAGAGCCGCCCAAAAATGACGCTTTCATGAACATCAGATCCATTCGCTTGGTCAGCGATGAGGAGTTTTTTCCAAACCACGTGATGAACAAATACTGGGATTTCTTCGCCCAGAGTGAGGAGTGGACCTTTGAAACTTAAGAAAATCGCTCATGTAGCACAAAAGTGCCTGTTAGAGCATCAGCGAAAACCGTTCCAGTGTTAAAACCTTTAATGTTATAACTTTTATAACGTGGAAGAGTGTTATATTCTCATTGTTGTTGTTTAGAAAGTACGAATAGCCTATGTTTGAAACGTTTTTGTACAACTAAGTTTCAGTTTTTTGTAGGATGATGGTcttgatattaaaatgtatgtcaACACATGACccgctgcatttatttattttaccgaAGTTATAACCGGTATGGATCCCAGCTGTTATCAGCGCGTTTCTAAATGAGTTTGTGTGATTGAACACGCTTGTGATGCTAGGAAACGATAGAGACTTGAAGATAACGAGGTTTTGATGCGAGTGGGCGGACAGGACTTTTCCTGGCGTCCACGCCTCATGCTGCTCGAGTCAGACTGCACAAAAAAGTGAAGTCAGCAGTCCAAGAACTTACTCATCTTGAGCGGACTGACTGTACGACTCCACGCAATCTTAAAAGAAGATGTAAGTATCTTGAACTCTATTATTTAGAGATAGACGcgacattaattagtatttccaTCGCATGTTTATTACAGACAGCATAAATCCGTTGTCCGGTTACTCTTTTCTTAATTCTATATTACGTCGTTCATACATTATTTGAATTGAGTTTCGAACATACAAAAAGTAAACTCTTTTCTTTGGTTTCGGTCGAATGGAGTTTTTCTAGTAGGTTACTGTACGCTATAGTTTGTTAATCTCTGGTTCTGTGGTATTCAAACCGTGCGGCAACTTCAGCAGTATTAGCAAATCAATTCCTTTCGGAACCGAAGGTTTTACATCTGTTATTCTTCATCTGTCACACAGACATATGTTGTATTTTTGAGAAACATTTGATGGCagtgacacaaaacaaaagaccTGCAGCGTGCAAGGTAGGCAAGAGTCATATCGATATAACTGACTATGATACATTTTCCTGGCTGAATAGTTTTGTAGAGGATTTGAGTGGTTATGTCAGCCTTATTTGTAACACCCGTTTTACTTTGCCAACAGAATgaaaagaagatgtgctgtctTACACTGGTTAAGATGCAAGTTCTATGTGTTTGTTGTGTCATTGTTTGTCGTGCTGAAGCTGGTGTACATCAAGATTTCAATGGACAACAGTATTTACATCGAGCCCTATGGAGCTACACATAGATCACTCAGAGCTCAGCCTCTGAATGGTATTAACTGCACAGCCATTTATGAACTGGAACCGGCGGAAATTGGCAAGTCATTGGAGTTAAGacgcaaaaacattttggaagtCGATGATGGGAATATTGTTTCTTTCACTGCAGACTGCAAAAACTACATCGAACAAAGGGGTTATAATGAGGTCATTGTAACAGATGAGGAATGCAGCTTTCCAATTGCATACTCTTTAGTGGTGCACAAGAACAGCGCTATGGTGGAAAGGATTCTTCGAGCCATCTACACACCTCACAATATTTACTGCATTCATTATGACCAAAAGTCCTCAAAACAATTTATTGCAGCAATGAAGAACTTGGAAAAATGTTTTCCAAATGTCTTCATAGCCTCTAAAATTGAGTCAGTTCAGTATGCACATATTACCAGACTTAATGCAGATCTCAACTGCCTTTCAGACCTTTTGAGTTCAGAGGTCAAATGGAAGTATGTTATCAATTTGTGTGGCCAAGACTTTCCGCTCAAGTCCAATTATGAGCTGGTAACTGAGCTCAGTAAACTGAACGGTGCAAACATGCTCGAATCAAGCAGGCccagcaaaatgaaaaaaaagcgATTTCAGTTTCGGTATGAATTGAAAGACGTGTCATATGAATACCATAAAATGCCAGTTAAGACAGACATTGCTAAAGACCCACCACCACATGGCATTGAGATGTTTGTTGGGAGTGCTTACTTTGTCTTGACACGTGATTTTGTGTCATATATTATGACCAATCAACTGGCAAAGGATTTTCTGCAGTGGACAGCTGACACATATTCTCCTGATGAGCACTTTTGGGCAACGATGACCAGAGTGCCTGGAGTTCCTGGAGAGATCGGGAGATCTGAGCCTGATGTTACAGACCTGAAGAGTAGGACACGTTTGGTTAAATGGAACTATCTTGAAGGCCGTTTGTATCCACAGTGCACCGGCACACACAGACGCAGTGTCTGCATCTATGGTGCGGCGGAGCTCCGTTGGCTTCTGGAGGACGGCCACTGGTTTGCAAACAAGTTTGATCCCAAAGTTGACCCTGTTGTTATTAAATGTCTTGAAGAGAAACTTGAGGAGAAGCAGCATCAACAATGCCTGAAAAGAGTGTCTTAAAATGAAGGCCGAACTTTTTGGACCGTGCTTTggtgtaaatatgtatgtttgcTAAATAGTCATCTTAAAACAATGCCTGTATCAATGCCAGGGATATGCtgtgtcattttaaaattatttatataataaccgACAATCTCTTCTGTACATTCAATATTGACCGAGTCTTTCTCCTTCTCTTATTGTTACAGTGAAACAGTCACACCTGTGTACTCAAAGGACACAGTATATTTGCTGTCTGTCAATgatgtaaatattaaacaatagtTTCTTACGGTCTTCAAATTTCATTGGCTGAGTGGTTTTCCATAGGTGTTGATAGAAGTTAAAttatacataacataaaatactTCTCATACTGCTGTAGATTGATACACGTTCCAGACAGACtgtctgtcagtgttttatttttagttactcTTTCTGCAGGCTAAATTGTTAAGCCATTAGGTTTATTCAGTAATAAAGCAAGTtgttgaatcattcactcagaggatttgttcaaaaatgctgtttcattCAGGAATGCCACTATTTCATGCAACATGGGAGATGAGTAACAGTTACACTGTGGTTAGTTTTGGTTGGTGGGGTGAAATAGACAGAGTAACTggcaatattgtgtttaaaatactaAGTAGCTTGATATTTACTTCTTGTTAATTGAACTGTTGTACAAAGAGTTTCACACTTAAATTTGTGCTGTTGGACTTTATATTAAAACAagactcttgcttgtgtgatgcaatataatctttaaatatttatagttcaAGTAGGCTTATGAAATACCTTAGTTTACTTTGCGCTGCTTATGTCACTAAATTAAACTGGATATCTGCATTACCTTCAAAGCCCTCATTTAACTTTAACCCAACAGCTATCtttatattaagattattttaatgtttgcagTAAGATGgtattaaaatgtacactttgtTGAATCCACAGTCTGTCAACTGAGATAAACTGAGATATAGCAGTCTTTAAAGTGGAGATGCAAGACCAATAAGAAAGCCTTCATTTCTTGGCTCAACAAGTCAATGGCTGAACAAAAGCACCCAAACTTTCACTGCAACAAGACACTCAAGCGTACACACCGAGTGAATTCCCAAAAGCCACTTTTTATAACTGATATGTCCCTTAAGACATTTTAGAAACAGCCATTTTTAAAGTTTGCTCGTGAAAGACAATCCTTTCACTCTTTTGGAAACTGAATGAAAAAGTTTGATtctaaatgatcatttttattttaagctacGTAGTTAGTGGCAGTGTCCTGAGTTTGCCCTGTGCCAGTCTGTCTCTGTTCGTTACCAGAGTGCTGGAAACAGAGATCTTGAACCTACTTTTCTGAAAGGTTTTCACTCTGAAGACGTAATTGTACAGCATGTTTGACCACTGAGGTAGCCAGCAGGGCTCGGTTTTCTTAATCTAAATGCAGCTTGACCAGCACATGCAGCTCTGTCGTAAGTTAACGCAACCTGGAATGTAGACGCCTGCCATTAAAACCTCTTTGGCCCTCTTAGTTTTTCTTATGTCTCAGACTCCCCAGTGATGTACTTAGTACAGAGATCCCtctgtgtatgttttatttacttaatatctaTTACTGCTCTGCGATCAACCGTTTGAATATGACTAACCAGTTCATGGATCATGTGCAGTACAGAAAAATGACATGAACATCAACTTTACAAAAAGCCTGCCACATCCTCGGTGAGAACAGAAGCAGGGAACAGTCAAAGTCACAACATGTTTCCTGAAAGGCAGATATGAGGAAGTCTCTTCCAACAGAAAATACATTCCTCCAGAGGAATGAATAACAGTAAGTGCTAAAACTGGTTGAAAAACAGGAAACGGACAGCAGTGTCTGAGAACTGGCATGTTCCCCAGAGATAGAAGTTTTGCAAATCCTATTAGGCTGAAATCATGCCCCTCATCATATCTGCTTGTCAACATACAAATCTGCTTTGAACACTGTTAACTTATTGTAACATTGTATTTCCAGTCATGGTTGGTACTTTCAGTTCTGCCATGGAATGACTAAAACACATATACACTGAACAAGTGTATAATGAACTTTCATATAGGAAAAGAACTTATCTGTGTGGCTTTGTGGATTTTCTGTGAAAGTAAAATGTCATTTGCATGGTAACATTTGTAGTCATACTGACCCATTATATATATTCTTCTAACCATTATAATATATTCTTGAACCTTTACCACACAGGCAGAGAAAACCTGACTCGTTTCCTTTCCATGACATGGCAGTTTAACTAGCTGCAACGTTTCCACTCTCAAAAGCATTTATGTCACCACAGAGTAAATATCATCAGCCTTTGTGGATAATACCGTGGATAAAAAGACAAGCACTGAAGTGTagcattattacagttttattaataaagttgctCAAAGACTTTAGAACCTAAGGTTAGGGAAGTCCAAAATGAGGGGTAATCTATTTTACTGATGTGCAGGCCACACCTCTGTGTTATTTATGCTAGTGCTATTTAAGGATGTGACATTATTAGCACAACCTTGTGTAGGTGTCCCCTCTGCCAGAAATAAACtagtgtgaaatataatttacacTGCTGTACGCTGCCTTCGGTAGCCTCCTAAAGTTCCACAAAACAATCTTTACTTCAGTGTATAggagtttttataaaaatgtttagtttCTGGCAGCAAAGAGTGggttgctaaataaaaaaagttcatgtTGGTCAGTTCATATCTTATATTCAGCCTTTTTAATGTGCTTAAATACACTAGGCACTCGTGTTACATTCACTTTAATGTTCATTTTCAGTCAGACTAaaacaatatttgtctttttaaaatgtcatgtaaacgGTTTGGTCTCACAGATAATGTTATTGCAGCTAGGCGTTGTCCACAGTGTAAACACATTCATTAGACTACAATTGGCCTTGCCCACTCTGAAATATAAAAGTGACGCAGATTGTGCATTGACTATTGCGTGTTCAGTACCAGAGtattaactaaatcaattaaCTTAAAAGACAAACAGTTTCCATGAACAAGAAGTCTGAGTCTGTGCTCTTTGACCGACTCTGAACAATGTTGTCATAACCATTATTACATCTATAATCATGCCCATTGTGGACTTGGTGATGGAGGTCCCGGGGTCCATGACAGATGAACAGAGCCATGCTGACTGCAAGAGCTAGCAAGACAAGCCCCGTCACTCAGCATCGTGCCCGGAGTCAGCCAGGCGAACCGACCAAACTGCAACAAAGAGCCTTTTTATTCTTCTTTCCTGTTCGCAGCACTCGCCAGCCCTCCAGGCTAAGCTTGTGTGCCCCAAggacatggcaaaaaaaaaaaaaaaaaaaaattcagagtcaTCAAAATCCAAGTAGTATTCCACTTTGGAGTCCTCAGTTTTTACCAGCAAATATGCTACCAGACTAGGGTCTAGATGTTGTAATATTCAGCCTGATGTAGCAATATGTTAGACATTAAATGGTTAAGTAAATATAAGCTTGAGTAAATATACTGATATGCATTAAATGTACATGCATTGTGAGTCTATGACGTCTTCATTAGGCCAAAACTGGAAGTGTATTAACAATGACTCTAGAAATTCTAGCATTGTTCAAACATTTT
The sequence above is drawn from the Cyprinus carpio isolate SPL01 chromosome B5, ASM1834038v1, whole genome shotgun sequence genome and encodes:
- the ankrd31 gene encoding ankyrin repeat domain-containing protein 31 isoform X2, whose translation is MYLEQEESIATDDDSSEADHSFYLNRLMLTEHQLSTPTVVSHRVLITEEISPQIELQYPTGQNRKTSITKQQTHGTVVPPINPASVQARIIGEESSSERENSEGFSGQGITERKSGKVLSLKSIHRQNHFGETKLHLAVMKGDIQDVEDLITVGASVNVPDYAGWTPLHEAVQRNKYDMTESLLEAGAEVNCRGDNGITPLHDAIRCQYYKIVDLLLKYGADPLLKCDRGMTPMDMTTERSMYILVEKYLQKTKSNPDKNTPITTDSAVNPSMSQRNSQNSIKDTRTPLQKSTGTADTSEHEKTPQSGEAEPIPGPSSEQPSCDPSIQASLQGEAGETLMNDGSSVAEKTSSKSFHDHSYAITDLSVQSRSEDSYKVPSARKRILEGCQHSYGADIRNDNDSAVAKKKLKRTKHDIQIEKEFLEYLLNFDMNHVFVDPESKKEVDGPLLQQNEDARKEQESALGVYQKIPSETVCCSDTNNNSSQECSNSSLSPHLNELIDSYVQGTFKEDVNVHPSGAMAKSLLQSEELFDSGSPGSLSLLMAIIHNQGLTCSPEDSEKDEPLEESDTANKKLPDTKPSEDPLMAQSLYSELQQLQGTLPSTSLAIESLHVDSITGCSETCINTPHNDSTQISIQELQSPKTLPLKKPVNQDGETGMITIQNQQEVVEIKETALSTNQTKMSKSYSEDVCVECEKLECDTLILNVTDLIGGPEAEPHSSWRGVVNEPVSDVLKDHASTCPASPTFFCDRVDVKQLENSHMADCIVVENHIVRDSADSDCTVVHELFGSEERHSEKEAENTEATPDTVASESVLRLFLPENLCTQPSLDNNEETAHDPQIAQEIKRLLNTGELKRQKKKLKQKKNPLRQGRNVADGLNTGSKRCFKITQRNLHKRNSVGETQLHRACIRGDLQMVKVLIEAGSNVNVSDHAGWTALHEACSRGFVDVAEQLLEAGADVTSRGLHGWNPLHDAVASGSYEIVRLLLQFGSSPFDKNILGHNAVDLAAHESIKELLLTFKGPFRKPVRTTDTSKQGSQLLAAEHMQPDADQDKLACSYEASLLENGSISDASGRVFFLPEQCFESVLESQSSGPVTSDFAFEKVMYQSKSSCLNTEKTPLGSVHPHSCTYNNSPSKPIIKEPPKNDAFMNIRSIRLVSDEEFFPNHVMNKYWDFFAQSEEWTFET
- the ankrd31 gene encoding ankyrin repeat domain-containing protein 31 isoform X1 — encoded protein: MYLEQEESIATDDDSSEADHSFYLNRLMLTEHQLSTPTVVSHRVLITEEISPQIELQYPTGQNRKTSITKQQTHGTVVPPINPASVQARIIGEESSSERENSEGFSGQGITERKSGKVLSLKSIHRQNHFGETKLHLAVMKGDIQDVEDLITVGASVNVPDYAGWTPLHEAVQRNKYDMTESLLEAGAEVNCRGDNGITPLHDAIRCQYYKIVDLLLKYGADPLLKCDRGMTPMDMTTERSMYILVEKYLQKTKSNPDKNTPITTDSAVNPSMSQRNSQNSIKDTRTPLQKSTGTADTSEHEKTPQSGEAEPIPGPSSEQPSCDPSIQASLQGEAGETLMNDGSSVAEKTSSKSFHDHSYAITDLSVQSRSEDSYKVPSARKRILEGCQHSYGADIRNDNDSAVAKKKLKRTKHDIQIEKEFLEYLLNFDMNHVFVDPESKKEVDGPLLQQNEDARKEQESALGVYQKIPSETVCCSDTNNNSSQECSNSSLSPHLNELIDSYVQGTFKEDVNVHPSGAMAKSLLQSEELFDSGSPGSLSLLMAIIHNQGLTCSPEDSEKDEPLEESDTANKKLPDTKPSEDPLMAQSLYSELQQLQGTLPSTSLAIESLHVDSITGCSETCINTPHNDSTQISIQELQSPKTLPLKKPVNQDGETGMITIQNQQEVVEIKETALSTNQTKMSKSYSEDVCVECEKLECDTLILNVTDLIGGPEAEPHSSWRGVVNEPVSDVLKDHASTCPASPTFFCDRVDVKQLENSHMADCIVVENHIVRDSADSDCTVVHELFGSEERHSEKEAENTEATPDTVASESVLRLFLPENLCTQPSLDNNEETAHDPQIAQEIKRLLNTGELKRQKKKLKQKKNPLRQGRNVADGLNTGSKRCFKITQRNLHKRNSVGETQLHRACIRGDLQMVKVLIEAGSNVNVSDHAGWTALHEACSRGFVDVAEQLLEAGADVTSRGLHGWNPLHDAVASGSYEIVRLLLQFGSSPFDKNILGHNAVDLAAHESIKELLLTFKGPFRKPVRTTDTSKQGSQLLAAEHMQPDADQDKLACSYEASLLENGSISDASGRVFFLPEQCFESVLESQSSGPVTSDFAFEKQVMYQSKSSCLNTEKTPLGSVHPHSCTYNNSPSKPIIKEPPKNDAFMNIRSIRLVSDEEFFPNHVMNKYWDFFAQSEEWTFET
- the gcnt4a gene encoding beta-1,3-galactosyl-O-glycosyl-glycoprotein beta-1,6-N-acetylglucosaminyltransferase 4 — translated: MKRRCAVLHWLRCKFYVFVVSLFVVLKLVYIKISMDNSIYIEPYGATHRSLRAQPLNGINCTAIYELEPAEIGKSLELRRKNILEVDDGNIVSFTADCKNYIEQRGYNEVIVTDEECSFPIAYSLVVHKNSAMVERILRAIYTPHNIYCIHYDQKSSKQFIAAMKNLEKCFPNVFIASKIESVQYAHITRLNADLNCLSDLLSSEVKWKYVINLCGQDFPLKSNYELVTELSKLNGANMLESSRPSKMKKKRFQFRYELKDVSYEYHKMPVKTDIAKDPPPHGIEMFVGSAYFVLTRDFVSYIMTNQLAKDFLQWTADTYSPDEHFWATMTRVPGVPGEIGRSEPDVTDLKSRTRLVKWNYLEGRLYPQCTGTHRRSVCIYGAAELRWLLEDGHWFANKFDPKVDPVVIKCLEEKLEEKQHQQCLKRVS